Proteins encoded by one window of Labrus bergylta chromosome 2, fLabBer1.1, whole genome shotgun sequence:
- the LOC136181187 gene encoding stonustoxin subunit alpha-like codes for DHSGLHRLDPGLRKYACELELDTNTVSRNLKLSDNNRKVTRVEELQSYPDHPDRFDYWWPQLLCRTGLTGRCYWEVEWRGKVDVSVSYRGIRRRGDSDECWFGFNDQSWSLICSDRGYSVRHNNIRTKISSSSSSSSSSSSVSHRVAVYVDCPAGSLSFYRVSSDTLIHLHTFNTTFTEPLYPGFMFWSRGSSVSLCGLSV; via the exons gaccatagtggactgcacagactggatcctggtctgaggaagt acgcctgtgagctggaactggacacaaacacagtgagcagaaacctgaaactgtctgacaacaacaggaaggtgacacgtgtggaggagcttcagtcatatcctgatcatccagataGATTTGATTACTGGtggcctcagctgctgtgtaggactggtctgactggtcgctgttactgggaggtcgagtggagaggaaaggttgatgtatcagtgagttacagaggaatcagaaggagaggagacagtgatgaatgttggtttggatttaatgatcagtcctggagtctgatctgctctgatAGAGGTTACTCTGTCAGGCACAATAACATAAGAacaaagatctcctcctcctcctcctcctcctcctcctcctcctctgtctctcacagagtagcagtgtatgtggactgtcctgctggctctctgtccttctacagagtctcctctgacacactgatccacctccacaccttcaacaccacattcactgaacctctctatcctgggtttatgTTCTGGTCTcgtggttcttcagtgtctctgtgtggtctgtcggtctga